Proteins from a genomic interval of Xylocopa sonorina isolate GNS202 chromosome 4, iyXylSono1_principal, whole genome shotgun sequence:
- the Ampdeam gene encoding AMP deaminase isoform X7 produces the protein MTSRRAFPRLGYRACNRRKIRKGSCNMFAGANESKRWLRDNRILLRAVKDLEERRSHYEPSIGPGIPDDVDHSFNLEEIDFVPHFQRVSISGEDTSGVPLEDLQQASQMLVQALAIREKYMNNSKQTFPSITSRFLRSIDRRPLNSDDEIHHDDRKAIADHPVHAPASRGDPWECVFPVAKNYKIAPVNGVFNVYANDEDLANEKPIPYSYPDLATFVRDMNILCAMIADGPLKSFCYRRLSYLSSKYQLHVLLNELRELASQKAVPHRDFYNIRKVDTHIHAASCMNQKHLLRFIKKTLKNHADEIVTCSKNGETMTLREVFQSMNLTTYDLSVDMLDVHADRNTFHRFDKFNAKYNPIGESRLREVFLKTDNYLNGKFFASIIKEVASDLEESKYQNAELRLSIYGKNPEEWDKLAKWAIQSDVYSDNVRWLIQIPRLYDIFKLNKLMTNFQEILNNIFLPLFEVTNDPNSHPELHKFLQYVIGFDSVDDESKPENPLFDKDVYPPQEWDDVENPPYGYYQYYTYANMTVLNHFRVEQGLNTFVLRPHCGEAGPIQHLVCGYMMAENISHGLLLRKVPVLQYLYYLAQIGIAMSPLSNNSLFLNYHRNPLPEYLARGLCISLSTDDPLQFHFTKEPLMEEYSIAAQVWKLSSCDMCELARNSVLMSGFPHKSKQYWLGPNYTKEGVAGNDITRTNVPDIRVAYRYETLVDELSNIFRVVEKPEAVPF, from the exons ATGACCTCGCGACGAGCATTTCCGAGGCTAGGCTAT CGTGCATGCAACAGACGTAAGATACGAAAAGGATCGTGTAACATGTTCGCTGGTGCGAACGAATCAAAACGATGGCTCAGGGATAATAGGATACTATTGAG AGCTGTCAAGGATTTGGAAGAGCGTCGTAGCCATTATGAACCATCAATTGGCCCTGGTATACCCGACGATGTCGATCATTCTTTTAATCTCGAAGAAATTGACTTTGTACCACACTTTCAAAGGGTTTCCATATCCGGTGAAGATACCTCCGGG GTACCCTTGGAAGATCTTCAACAGGCGTCACAGATGTTGGTACAGGCACTGGCGATACGTGAAAAGTATATGAACAATTCTAAACAGACTTTTCCTTCCATAACATCACGATTTCTACGTAGCATCGATAGAAGACCACTCAACAGTGACGATGAGATCCATCACGATGACCGTAAAGCTATCGCAG atCATCCGGTGCACGCGCCGGCTTCCCGAGGGGATCCATGGGAATGCGTATTTCCTGTGGCAAAGAATTACAAAATTGCCCCCGTCAACGGTGTCTTCAATGTATATGCCAACGACGAAGATTTGGCTAATGAAAAGCCAATTCCTTACTCGTATCCCGATTTAGCTACTTTTGTCAGAGACATGAACATTCTTTGCGCGATGATTGCCGATGGTCCGCTAAAGTCGTTTTGCTATAGAAGACTGAGTTACCTTTCGTCGAAATACCAATTACACGTATTATTGAACGAGCTTAGAGAACTTGCTAGCCAGAAAGCAGTACCTCATCGTGATTTCTACAATATTAGAAAG GTTGATACGCATATTCATGCAGCATCCTGTATGAATCAAAAACACCTACTCAGATTTATCAAGAAAACCTTGAAAAATCATGCTGACGAGATCGTTACCTGTTCCAAGAACGGAGAAACGATGACACTTCGGGAGGTGTTTCAGTCGATGAATCTAACGACCTACGATCTCAGTGTCGATATGTTGGATGTCCATGCA GATAGAAATACGTTTCATAGGTTCGATAAATTCAACGCCAAGTACAATCCAATCGGTGAAAGTCGTCTCCGCGAGGTATTTTTAAAAACGGATAACTATCTAAACGGTAAATTCTTCGCGAGCATAATAAAAGAAGTAGCCAGTGATCTCGAAGAATCGAAATATCAAAACGCGGAACTACGTCTTTCGATCTATGGGAAAAATCCAGAGGAATGGGACAAATTGGCAAAATGGGCTATCCAGAGCGATGTATATTCGGATAATGTGCGCTGGCTCATTCAAATTCCACGGCTTTA TGATATTTTTAAACTGAACAAACTGATGACGAACTTCCAAGAGATATTAAATAACATTTTCCTTCCTCTCTTTGAAGTGACTAATGATCCCAATTCTCATCCAGAGCTACATAAATTCCTCCAATAT GTGATAGGATTCGATTCGGTTGACGACGAAAGCAAACCAGAAAATCCTTTATTTGATAAAGATGTCTACCCACCTCAAGAATGGGATGATGTTGAGAATCCTCCCTATGGGTATTATCAATACTACACTTACGCTAATATGACTGTCTTGAATCATTTTCGAGT GGAACAAGGTTTAAATACTTTTGTTCTTAGACCACACTGTGGTGAAGCTGGTCCCATTCAACATCTTGTATGTGGTTATATGATGGCAGAAAATATCTCTCATGGCCTCCTACTTCGAAAAGTGCCAGTATTACAATATTTATATTACTTAGCACAAATTGGGATCGCAATGTCGCCACTTAGTAATAATTCTCTGTTCTTAAATTACCATCGCAATCCATTGCCAGAGTATTTAGCAAGGGGATTATGTATAAGTCTTTCCACAGATGATCCTCTTCAATTTCATTTTACTAAG gaaCCTTTGATGGAGGAATATAGCATTGCTGCACAAGTATGGAAACTCAGCTCATGCGATATGTGTGAATTAGCTCGTAATTCAGTACTTATGAGTGGTTTTCCACACAAG AGTAAACAATACTGGCTTGGGCCAAATTATACTAAAGAGGGAGTTGCCGGTAATGATATTACACGAACAAACGTACCGGATATTCGGGTGGCATACCGATACGAAACATTAGTGGACGAATTATCGAATATTTTTAGAGTCGTCGAAAAACCCGAAGCCGTTCCATTTTAA
- the Ampdeam gene encoding AMP deaminase isoform X3 codes for MEDLVGVNGMKDVNGEADRIYYELDGEGDADSSTTPHNIEHHRDRSESPVFGLEGGGTGTGGGTSLRHELPNEISAPYEVPQFPIEQIEKKLLIQRQLTVKAVKDLEERRSHYEPSIGPGIPDDVDHSFNLEEIDFVPHFQRVSISGEDTSGVPLEDLQQASQMLVQALAIREKYMNNSKQTFPSITSRFLRSIDRRPLNSDDEIHHDDRKAIADHPVHAPASRGDPWECVFPVAKNYKIAPVNGVFNVYANDEDLANEKPIPYSYPDLATFVRDMNILCAMIADGPLKSFCYRRLSYLSSKYQLHVLLNELRELASQKAVPHRDFYNIRKVDTHIHAASCMNQKHLLRFIKKTLKNHADEIVTCSKNGETMTLREVFQSMNLTTYDLSVDMLDVHADRNTFHRFDKFNAKYNPIGESRLREVFLKTDNYLNGKFFASIIKEVASDLEESKYQNAELRLSIYGKNPEEWDKLAKWAIQSDVYSDNVRWLIQIPRLYDIFKLNKLMTNFQEILNNIFLPLFEVTNDPNSHPELHKFLQYVIGFDSVDDESKPENPLFDKDVYPPQEWDDVENPPYGYYQYYTYANMTVLNHFRVEQGLNTFVLRPHCGEAGPIQHLVCGYMMAENISHGLLLRKVPVLQYLYYLAQIGIAMSPLSNNSLFLNYHRNPLPEYLARGLCISLSTDDPLQFHFTKEPLMEEYSIAAQVWKLSSCDMCELARNSVLMSGFPHKSKQYWLGPNYTKEGVAGNDITRTNVPDIRVAYRYETLVDELSNIFRVVEKPEAVPF; via the exons GGAGTGAAAGTCCAGTTTTTGGTCTTGAAGGTGGTGGAACAGGTACAGGTGGTGGAACCTCCTTGAGACATGAACTGCCAAATGAAATTTCAGCTCCCTACGAAGTTCCACAATTTCCAATTGAACAAATTGAGAAGAAGCTTCTAATACAGAGACAATTAACCGTCAA AGCTGTCAAGGATTTGGAAGAGCGTCGTAGCCATTATGAACCATCAATTGGCCCTGGTATACCCGACGATGTCGATCATTCTTTTAATCTCGAAGAAATTGACTTTGTACCACACTTTCAAAGGGTTTCCATATCCGGTGAAGATACCTCCGGG GTACCCTTGGAAGATCTTCAACAGGCGTCACAGATGTTGGTACAGGCACTGGCGATACGTGAAAAGTATATGAACAATTCTAAACAGACTTTTCCTTCCATAACATCACGATTTCTACGTAGCATCGATAGAAGACCACTCAACAGTGACGATGAGATCCATCACGATGACCGTAAAGCTATCGCAG atCATCCGGTGCACGCGCCGGCTTCCCGAGGGGATCCATGGGAATGCGTATTTCCTGTGGCAAAGAATTACAAAATTGCCCCCGTCAACGGTGTCTTCAATGTATATGCCAACGACGAAGATTTGGCTAATGAAAAGCCAATTCCTTACTCGTATCCCGATTTAGCTACTTTTGTCAGAGACATGAACATTCTTTGCGCGATGATTGCCGATGGTCCGCTAAAGTCGTTTTGCTATAGAAGACTGAGTTACCTTTCGTCGAAATACCAATTACACGTATTATTGAACGAGCTTAGAGAACTTGCTAGCCAGAAAGCAGTACCTCATCGTGATTTCTACAATATTAGAAAG GTTGATACGCATATTCATGCAGCATCCTGTATGAATCAAAAACACCTACTCAGATTTATCAAGAAAACCTTGAAAAATCATGCTGACGAGATCGTTACCTGTTCCAAGAACGGAGAAACGATGACACTTCGGGAGGTGTTTCAGTCGATGAATCTAACGACCTACGATCTCAGTGTCGATATGTTGGATGTCCATGCA GATAGAAATACGTTTCATAGGTTCGATAAATTCAACGCCAAGTACAATCCAATCGGTGAAAGTCGTCTCCGCGAGGTATTTTTAAAAACGGATAACTATCTAAACGGTAAATTCTTCGCGAGCATAATAAAAGAAGTAGCCAGTGATCTCGAAGAATCGAAATATCAAAACGCGGAACTACGTCTTTCGATCTATGGGAAAAATCCAGAGGAATGGGACAAATTGGCAAAATGGGCTATCCAGAGCGATGTATATTCGGATAATGTGCGCTGGCTCATTCAAATTCCACGGCTTTA TGATATTTTTAAACTGAACAAACTGATGACGAACTTCCAAGAGATATTAAATAACATTTTCCTTCCTCTCTTTGAAGTGACTAATGATCCCAATTCTCATCCAGAGCTACATAAATTCCTCCAATAT GTGATAGGATTCGATTCGGTTGACGACGAAAGCAAACCAGAAAATCCTTTATTTGATAAAGATGTCTACCCACCTCAAGAATGGGATGATGTTGAGAATCCTCCCTATGGGTATTATCAATACTACACTTACGCTAATATGACTGTCTTGAATCATTTTCGAGT GGAACAAGGTTTAAATACTTTTGTTCTTAGACCACACTGTGGTGAAGCTGGTCCCATTCAACATCTTGTATGTGGTTATATGATGGCAGAAAATATCTCTCATGGCCTCCTACTTCGAAAAGTGCCAGTATTACAATATTTATATTACTTAGCACAAATTGGGATCGCAATGTCGCCACTTAGTAATAATTCTCTGTTCTTAAATTACCATCGCAATCCATTGCCAGAGTATTTAGCAAGGGGATTATGTATAAGTCTTTCCACAGATGATCCTCTTCAATTTCATTTTACTAAG gaaCCTTTGATGGAGGAATATAGCATTGCTGCACAAGTATGGAAACTCAGCTCATGCGATATGTGTGAATTAGCTCGTAATTCAGTACTTATGAGTGGTTTTCCACACAAG AGTAAACAATACTGGCTTGGGCCAAATTATACTAAAGAGGGAGTTGCCGGTAATGATATTACACGAACAAACGTACCGGATATTCGGGTGGCATACCGATACGAAACATTAGTGGACGAATTATCGAATATTTTTAGAGTCGTCGAAAAACCCGAAGCCGTTCCATTTTAA
- the Ampdeam gene encoding AMP deaminase isoform X1 yields the protein MGKVTLTVRQRRTTSNIIVITYERIPAMVLGNENDYLTGYKRNSVTEWLQKTGQAKCDGSESPVFGLEGGGTGTGGGTSLRHELPNEISAPYEVPQFPIEQIEKKLLIQRQLTVKAVKDLEERRSHYEPSIGPGIPDDVDHSFNLEEIDFVPHFQRVSISGEDTSGVPLEDLQQASQMLVQALAIREKYMNNSKQTFPSITSRFLRSIDRRPLNSDDEIHHDDRKAIADHPVHAPASRGDPWECVFPVAKNYKIAPVNGVFNVYANDEDLANEKPIPYSYPDLATFVRDMNILCAMIADGPLKSFCYRRLSYLSSKYQLHVLLNELRELASQKAVPHRDFYNIRKVDTHIHAASCMNQKHLLRFIKKTLKNHADEIVTCSKNGETMTLREVFQSMNLTTYDLSVDMLDVHADRNTFHRFDKFNAKYNPIGESRLREVFLKTDNYLNGKFFASIIKEVASDLEESKYQNAELRLSIYGKNPEEWDKLAKWAIQSDVYSDNVRWLIQIPRLYDIFKLNKLMTNFQEILNNIFLPLFEVTNDPNSHPELHKFLQYVIGFDSVDDESKPENPLFDKDVYPPQEWDDVENPPYGYYQYYTYANMTVLNHFRVEQGLNTFVLRPHCGEAGPIQHLVCGYMMAENISHGLLLRKVPVLQYLYYLAQIGIAMSPLSNNSLFLNYHRNPLPEYLARGLCISLSTDDPLQFHFTKEPLMEEYSIAAQVWKLSSCDMCELARNSVLMSGFPHKSKQYWLGPNYTKEGVAGNDITRTNVPDIRVAYRYETLVDELSNIFRVVEKPEAVPF from the exons ACGTACGAAAGAATCCCTGCGATGGTGCTGGGTAATGAAAACGACTATTTGACTGGATATAAACGAAATTCCGTTACTGAATGGTTGCAGAAAACGGGGCAGGCAAAATGCGATG GGAGTGAAAGTCCAGTTTTTGGTCTTGAAGGTGGTGGAACAGGTACAGGTGGTGGAACCTCCTTGAGACATGAACTGCCAAATGAAATTTCAGCTCCCTACGAAGTTCCACAATTTCCAATTGAACAAATTGAGAAGAAGCTTCTAATACAGAGACAATTAACCGTCAA AGCTGTCAAGGATTTGGAAGAGCGTCGTAGCCATTATGAACCATCAATTGGCCCTGGTATACCCGACGATGTCGATCATTCTTTTAATCTCGAAGAAATTGACTTTGTACCACACTTTCAAAGGGTTTCCATATCCGGTGAAGATACCTCCGGG GTACCCTTGGAAGATCTTCAACAGGCGTCACAGATGTTGGTACAGGCACTGGCGATACGTGAAAAGTATATGAACAATTCTAAACAGACTTTTCCTTCCATAACATCACGATTTCTACGTAGCATCGATAGAAGACCACTCAACAGTGACGATGAGATCCATCACGATGACCGTAAAGCTATCGCAG atCATCCGGTGCACGCGCCGGCTTCCCGAGGGGATCCATGGGAATGCGTATTTCCTGTGGCAAAGAATTACAAAATTGCCCCCGTCAACGGTGTCTTCAATGTATATGCCAACGACGAAGATTTGGCTAATGAAAAGCCAATTCCTTACTCGTATCCCGATTTAGCTACTTTTGTCAGAGACATGAACATTCTTTGCGCGATGATTGCCGATGGTCCGCTAAAGTCGTTTTGCTATAGAAGACTGAGTTACCTTTCGTCGAAATACCAATTACACGTATTATTGAACGAGCTTAGAGAACTTGCTAGCCAGAAAGCAGTACCTCATCGTGATTTCTACAATATTAGAAAG GTTGATACGCATATTCATGCAGCATCCTGTATGAATCAAAAACACCTACTCAGATTTATCAAGAAAACCTTGAAAAATCATGCTGACGAGATCGTTACCTGTTCCAAGAACGGAGAAACGATGACACTTCGGGAGGTGTTTCAGTCGATGAATCTAACGACCTACGATCTCAGTGTCGATATGTTGGATGTCCATGCA GATAGAAATACGTTTCATAGGTTCGATAAATTCAACGCCAAGTACAATCCAATCGGTGAAAGTCGTCTCCGCGAGGTATTTTTAAAAACGGATAACTATCTAAACGGTAAATTCTTCGCGAGCATAATAAAAGAAGTAGCCAGTGATCTCGAAGAATCGAAATATCAAAACGCGGAACTACGTCTTTCGATCTATGGGAAAAATCCAGAGGAATGGGACAAATTGGCAAAATGGGCTATCCAGAGCGATGTATATTCGGATAATGTGCGCTGGCTCATTCAAATTCCACGGCTTTA TGATATTTTTAAACTGAACAAACTGATGACGAACTTCCAAGAGATATTAAATAACATTTTCCTTCCTCTCTTTGAAGTGACTAATGATCCCAATTCTCATCCAGAGCTACATAAATTCCTCCAATAT GTGATAGGATTCGATTCGGTTGACGACGAAAGCAAACCAGAAAATCCTTTATTTGATAAAGATGTCTACCCACCTCAAGAATGGGATGATGTTGAGAATCCTCCCTATGGGTATTATCAATACTACACTTACGCTAATATGACTGTCTTGAATCATTTTCGAGT GGAACAAGGTTTAAATACTTTTGTTCTTAGACCACACTGTGGTGAAGCTGGTCCCATTCAACATCTTGTATGTGGTTATATGATGGCAGAAAATATCTCTCATGGCCTCCTACTTCGAAAAGTGCCAGTATTACAATATTTATATTACTTAGCACAAATTGGGATCGCAATGTCGCCACTTAGTAATAATTCTCTGTTCTTAAATTACCATCGCAATCCATTGCCAGAGTATTTAGCAAGGGGATTATGTATAAGTCTTTCCACAGATGATCCTCTTCAATTTCATTTTACTAAG gaaCCTTTGATGGAGGAATATAGCATTGCTGCACAAGTATGGAAACTCAGCTCATGCGATATGTGTGAATTAGCTCGTAATTCAGTACTTATGAGTGGTTTTCCACACAAG AGTAAACAATACTGGCTTGGGCCAAATTATACTAAAGAGGGAGTTGCCGGTAATGATATTACACGAACAAACGTACCGGATATTCGGGTGGCATACCGATACGAAACATTAGTGGACGAATTATCGAATATTTTTAGAGTCGTCGAAAAACCCGAAGCCGTTCCATTTTAA
- the Ampdeam gene encoding AMP deaminase isoform X8, with the protein MFAGANESKRWLRDNRILLRAVKDLEERRSHYEPSIGPGIPDDVDHSFNLEEIDFVPHFQRVSISGEDTSGVPLEDLQQASQMLVQALAIREKYMNNSKQTFPSITSRFLRSIDRRPLNSDDEIHHDDRKAIADHPVHAPASRGDPWECVFPVAKNYKIAPVNGVFNVYANDEDLANEKPIPYSYPDLATFVRDMNILCAMIADGPLKSFCYRRLSYLSSKYQLHVLLNELRELASQKAVPHRDFYNIRKVDTHIHAASCMNQKHLLRFIKKTLKNHADEIVTCSKNGETMTLREVFQSMNLTTYDLSVDMLDVHADRNTFHRFDKFNAKYNPIGESRLREVFLKTDNYLNGKFFASIIKEVASDLEESKYQNAELRLSIYGKNPEEWDKLAKWAIQSDVYSDNVRWLIQIPRLYDIFKLNKLMTNFQEILNNIFLPLFEVTNDPNSHPELHKFLQYVIGFDSVDDESKPENPLFDKDVYPPQEWDDVENPPYGYYQYYTYANMTVLNHFRVEQGLNTFVLRPHCGEAGPIQHLVCGYMMAENISHGLLLRKVPVLQYLYYLAQIGIAMSPLSNNSLFLNYHRNPLPEYLARGLCISLSTDDPLQFHFTKEPLMEEYSIAAQVWKLSSCDMCELARNSVLMSGFPHKSKQYWLGPNYTKEGVAGNDITRTNVPDIRVAYRYETLVDELSNIFRVVEKPEAVPF; encoded by the exons ATGTTCGCTGGTGCGAACGAATCAAAACGATGGCTCAGGGATAATAGGATACTATTGAG AGCTGTCAAGGATTTGGAAGAGCGTCGTAGCCATTATGAACCATCAATTGGCCCTGGTATACCCGACGATGTCGATCATTCTTTTAATCTCGAAGAAATTGACTTTGTACCACACTTTCAAAGGGTTTCCATATCCGGTGAAGATACCTCCGGG GTACCCTTGGAAGATCTTCAACAGGCGTCACAGATGTTGGTACAGGCACTGGCGATACGTGAAAAGTATATGAACAATTCTAAACAGACTTTTCCTTCCATAACATCACGATTTCTACGTAGCATCGATAGAAGACCACTCAACAGTGACGATGAGATCCATCACGATGACCGTAAAGCTATCGCAG atCATCCGGTGCACGCGCCGGCTTCCCGAGGGGATCCATGGGAATGCGTATTTCCTGTGGCAAAGAATTACAAAATTGCCCCCGTCAACGGTGTCTTCAATGTATATGCCAACGACGAAGATTTGGCTAATGAAAAGCCAATTCCTTACTCGTATCCCGATTTAGCTACTTTTGTCAGAGACATGAACATTCTTTGCGCGATGATTGCCGATGGTCCGCTAAAGTCGTTTTGCTATAGAAGACTGAGTTACCTTTCGTCGAAATACCAATTACACGTATTATTGAACGAGCTTAGAGAACTTGCTAGCCAGAAAGCAGTACCTCATCGTGATTTCTACAATATTAGAAAG GTTGATACGCATATTCATGCAGCATCCTGTATGAATCAAAAACACCTACTCAGATTTATCAAGAAAACCTTGAAAAATCATGCTGACGAGATCGTTACCTGTTCCAAGAACGGAGAAACGATGACACTTCGGGAGGTGTTTCAGTCGATGAATCTAACGACCTACGATCTCAGTGTCGATATGTTGGATGTCCATGCA GATAGAAATACGTTTCATAGGTTCGATAAATTCAACGCCAAGTACAATCCAATCGGTGAAAGTCGTCTCCGCGAGGTATTTTTAAAAACGGATAACTATCTAAACGGTAAATTCTTCGCGAGCATAATAAAAGAAGTAGCCAGTGATCTCGAAGAATCGAAATATCAAAACGCGGAACTACGTCTTTCGATCTATGGGAAAAATCCAGAGGAATGGGACAAATTGGCAAAATGGGCTATCCAGAGCGATGTATATTCGGATAATGTGCGCTGGCTCATTCAAATTCCACGGCTTTA TGATATTTTTAAACTGAACAAACTGATGACGAACTTCCAAGAGATATTAAATAACATTTTCCTTCCTCTCTTTGAAGTGACTAATGATCCCAATTCTCATCCAGAGCTACATAAATTCCTCCAATAT GTGATAGGATTCGATTCGGTTGACGACGAAAGCAAACCAGAAAATCCTTTATTTGATAAAGATGTCTACCCACCTCAAGAATGGGATGATGTTGAGAATCCTCCCTATGGGTATTATCAATACTACACTTACGCTAATATGACTGTCTTGAATCATTTTCGAGT GGAACAAGGTTTAAATACTTTTGTTCTTAGACCACACTGTGGTGAAGCTGGTCCCATTCAACATCTTGTATGTGGTTATATGATGGCAGAAAATATCTCTCATGGCCTCCTACTTCGAAAAGTGCCAGTATTACAATATTTATATTACTTAGCACAAATTGGGATCGCAATGTCGCCACTTAGTAATAATTCTCTGTTCTTAAATTACCATCGCAATCCATTGCCAGAGTATTTAGCAAGGGGATTATGTATAAGTCTTTCCACAGATGATCCTCTTCAATTTCATTTTACTAAG gaaCCTTTGATGGAGGAATATAGCATTGCTGCACAAGTATGGAAACTCAGCTCATGCGATATGTGTGAATTAGCTCGTAATTCAGTACTTATGAGTGGTTTTCCACACAAG AGTAAACAATACTGGCTTGGGCCAAATTATACTAAAGAGGGAGTTGCCGGTAATGATATTACACGAACAAACGTACCGGATATTCGGGTGGCATACCGATACGAAACATTAGTGGACGAATTATCGAATATTTTTAGAGTCGTCGAAAAACCCGAAGCCGTTCCATTTTAA